A genomic region of Peptoniphilus sp. ING2-D1G contains the following coding sequences:
- the atpD gene encoding V-type ATP synthase subunit D (Produces ATP from ADP in the presence of a proton gradient across the membrane; High confidence in function and specificity), whose product MARLNVNPTRMNLSTLKKRLATSKRGHKLLKDKQDELMRRFIENIKLNKSLREEVEGELSEFFKDFLLASAFTNSEMLEVAVSFPTQKTELKITKENVMSVIIPKMEFQITPTVENASIYPYGYAQTTSDLDEAIDKLNEVMDRLLKLAEVEKSSQLMAEEIEKTRRRVNALEYKTIPDLEETIRYISGKLDENERANITRLMKVKDLISEQK is encoded by the coding sequence ACCAGAATGAACCTCTCAACTCTGAAGAAAAGACTTGCCACATCCAAAAGAGGACACAAGCTCTTAAAAGATAAGCAGGACGAGTTGATGAGGAGATTCATAGAAAACATAAAGCTGAATAAATCACTCAGAGAAGAAGTGGAAGGAGAATTATCCGAATTTTTCAAAGACTTTCTATTGGCATCAGCCTTTACAAACTCTGAAATGCTTGAAGTTGCAGTGTCCTTTCCGACACAGAAAACAGAACTTAAAATCACCAAAGAAAATGTAATGAGCGTAATAATTCCAAAAATGGAATTTCAGATTACCCCCACAGTTGAAAACGCATCTATTTATCCCTATGGATATGCACAAACCACATCGGATTTAGATGAGGCGATAGACAAACTAAATGAGGTGATGGACAGGCTTTTAAAACTTGCGGAAGTTGAGAAGTCATCTCAACTTATGGCTGAAGAGATAGAAAAAACCAGAAGAAGAGTAAACGCTCTTGAATACAAGACAATTCCGGATTTAGAAGAAACCATAAGGTATATTTCCGGAAAGCTGGATGAAAATGAAAGAGCAAATATTACAAGGTTGATGAAGGTCAAGGATTTAATATCCGAACAAAAATGA
- a CDS encoding Hypothetical protein (Family membership), protein MKITKDTVIGEILVKSPERIGTLMSFGLGCVMCPASQVETLEEASAVHGIDVETLVTALNKEEEAAE, encoded by the coding sequence ATGAAGATAACTAAAGATACTGTAATTGGCGAAATCCTCGTAAAAAGCCCCGAAAGAATCGGCACTTTAATGAGTTTCGGCTTAGGCTGTGTTATGTGCCCTGCATCTCAAGTTGAAACACTTGAAGAAGCCAGTGCTGTTCACGGAATAGACGTTGAAACCTTAGTGACGGCTTTAAACAAAGAGGAAGAAGCTGCTGAATAA
- a CDS encoding hypothetical protein (High confidence in function and specificity) encodes MKKLLILVMLFTCMSTTSVFAQIEAVPSEQKVIFDEVEIDIKGYNIDGNNYYRLRDLAALLTGSDVNFNVEYDEAYNYIEMTRQSGYAKQSGDLTFGNQKIDSISESYQRTFVDGDKVILSGYLINNNNNYYKLRDLGKVIGFPVDFNEDSNSVIIKNEKLKPVDLINREDVNIISVAADTTRNYKEMDAKGLKEVSLKDYLDTMKSVVMLTQDQKQLSMVDSRYDEEENKIELIPEIRYRAKMTLSPVIKVEQGDKFKIISLDSDKIDFNEFGKYIDNSKDFKTTLGFYVSEKADENFRGLGVIDFKY; translated from the coding sequence ATGAAAAAATTATTAATATTAGTTATGCTTTTTACTTGTATGTCAACTACATCTGTTTTTGCACAGATAGAAGCTGTCCCGTCGGAACAAAAAGTGATTTTTGACGAAGTGGAAATAGATATCAAAGGATATAATATCGATGGCAACAACTACTATAGGCTTAGAGATTTAGCTGCCCTTTTAACAGGATCCGATGTGAATTTCAACGTTGAATATGATGAAGCCTACAATTACATTGAGATGACAAGACAGAGCGGTTATGCTAAGCAATCAGGCGATTTGACATTTGGAAATCAAAAAATAGACAGTATTTCAGAATCTTACCAGAGAACTTTTGTCGATGGAGACAAGGTTATCTTAAGCGGTTACCTGATCAACAACAACAACAACTATTACAAATTAAGAGATTTGGGAAAAGTAATAGGCTTTCCTGTGGATTTTAACGAAGATTCAAATTCAGTAATTATCAAAAACGAAAAACTTAAACCCGTCGATTTGATTAATAGAGAAGATGTAAATATCATAAGTGTGGCAGCAGACACTACAAGAAATTACAAAGAGATGGATGCTAAAGGACTTAAAGAGGTTTCACTCAAGGATTATTTAGACACCATGAAGTCTGTGGTGATGTTGACTCAGGATCAAAAGCAACTTTCAATGGTAGATTCAAGATATGATGAAGAGGAAAATAAGATTGAACTTATACCGGAAATCAGATATAGAGCAAAGATGACTCTAAGTCCTGTAATCAAAGTGGAACAGGGCGATAAGTTCAAGATAATTTCCCTTGATTCAGATAAGATAGATTTTAATGAATTTGGAAAATATATAGACAATTCAAAGGATTTCAAAACCACTTTGGGCTTCTATGTAAGTGAAAAAGCCGATGAGAACTTTAGAGGTCTCGGTGTTATTGATTTTAAATATTAA
- a CDS encoding Hypothetical protein (Family membership), with the protein MPKSAINRVYEGVKKDIIINKLKPGTTITESSMCEKFKVGRSSVRNAFSALIKDGYLESEPNKSVRVAFFTLEQIRQLYSLRRTLEMYALKQTINFYNSEDFLFLENSLVVQKKSFEEGDFNEYLESINDFRKYIIKKANNPYLNVSYDYIMKKISVYLTIYDNFLSVETLKSLPNYKKTLEGIKNKDLDMIEHYLFKLEKGMLEAYSFTTLL; encoded by the coding sequence ATGCCAAAATCAGCAATAAATAGAGTTTATGAAGGTGTTAAAAAAGATATCATCATAAATAAATTAAAACCCGGTACAACTATTACAGAATCCAGCATGTGCGAAAAATTTAAAGTTGGAAGATCTTCTGTCAGAAATGCTTTTTCAGCGCTTATTAAAGACGGATATCTGGAATCAGAACCAAACAAAAGCGTTAGAGTAGCATTCTTTACATTAGAGCAAATCCGCCAATTATATTCCTTACGGAGAACCTTAGAAATGTATGCATTAAAGCAAACTATCAATTTTTATAATAGTGAAGATTTTTTGTTTTTAGAAAATTCCTTAGTCGTACAAAAAAAAAGTTTTGAAGAAGGCGACTTTAATGAATACCTGGAATCTATAAACGATTTTAGAAAATATATAATAAAAAAAGCAAACAACCCCTACTTAAATGTATCCTATGATTATATAATGAAAAAAATTTCAGTATACTTAACCATATATGATAATTTTTTATCGGTTGAAACATTAAAATCTCTTCCCAACTATAAAAAAACTTTAGAAGGTATAAAAAATAAGGATTTGGATATGATTGAACATTATCTCTTTAAGCTTGAAAAAGGTATGTTGGAAGCGTATAGTTTCACAACTTTACTTTAA
- a CDS encoding Na+/H+ antiporter NhaC (A single member of the NhaC family, a protein from Bacillus firmus, has been functionally characterized.It is involved in pH homeostasis and sodium extrusion. Members of the NhaC family are found in both Gram-negative bacteria and Gram-positive bacteria. Intriguingly, archaeal homolog ArcD (just outside boundaries of family) has been identified as an arginine/ornithine antiporter [Transport and binding proteins, Cations and iron carrying compounds]; High confidence in function and specificity) has protein sequence MNEKNVKKREKREITTAESAIMLFVVVVVILLNAVVFKIGTGLSVLIVAMIVSVYAMFALSIPWDDILAEILKVFDIGMGAVLILMMVGFISASWTASGTTPMLIYYGLELVSPGVFLIVAYLLCLVLGMATGSAWAIIASVGVALMGVGQGLEVPFAPTAAAIAGGAYVGDMWSPFSDITNLNAATTRGNSFGVTKALVPIMVPAVIIATIAYGVIGMGHGSASFDNTGILEIQEALNSAYNWNILLLIPPIIVIFGSIKQWPIIPIITLSALVSVLFAIIFQGADPVPAINVLYNGVVSNTGNEAIDKLLSGGGLQNMMGLLLTIFCAFIFAGALESTGMLQKLMGKVSKRFTNPGMIILASLISLVLSAYLVSSIYVATIVNARIWKDVYTNNGMSSTMLARTSAGGMSNWGIIVPWSGGVVVMNTTFGVEWYQYAPFLFTTWLSMILILVYGFTNKFMIPLSEEEKEEIRLTENTQ, from the coding sequence ATGAATGAAAAAAATGTGAAAAAACGAGAGAAAAGAGAAATTACCACTGCTGAATCCGCCATCATGTTATTTGTTGTAGTAGTTGTAATTTTGCTTAATGCTGTTGTATTCAAAATAGGCACAGGGCTCTCCGTTTTGATTGTTGCGATGATTGTAAGCGTTTATGCGATGTTTGCCTTATCCATACCTTGGGATGATATCTTAGCCGAGATATTGAAAGTGTTCGATATAGGTATGGGAGCGGTATTAATACTTATGATGGTTGGGTTTATTTCCGCTTCGTGGACTGCATCAGGAACTACACCTATGCTTATTTATTATGGACTTGAACTTGTAAGTCCGGGAGTGTTTTTGATAGTTGCGTACTTGCTCTGTTTAGTATTGGGAATGGCGACAGGATCTGCATGGGCGATAATCGCCAGTGTTGGAGTGGCACTTATGGGAGTAGGTCAAGGTCTTGAAGTTCCCTTTGCACCTACTGCGGCTGCAATTGCAGGAGGAGCCTATGTAGGAGATATGTGGAGTCCCTTTTCGGATATTACAAACTTAAATGCCGCTACAACCAGGGGTAACTCCTTCGGAGTAACAAAAGCGCTTGTTCCCATAATGGTACCTGCAGTGATAATTGCAACGATTGCCTATGGAGTTATCGGGATGGGTCATGGAAGTGCATCTTTTGATAATACGGGAATTTTAGAAATTCAAGAAGCTTTAAATAGCGCTTATAATTGGAATATACTTTTACTTATACCGCCGATTATAGTTATTTTCGGTTCAATTAAGCAATGGCCTATTATTCCCATAATTACACTAAGTGCTTTGGTAAGTGTGTTATTTGCAATAATATTTCAAGGTGCCGATCCGGTTCCTGCAATAAATGTATTGTATAACGGAGTAGTTTCAAATACGGGAAATGAAGCTATAGATAAATTACTTTCAGGTGGAGGACTCCAAAATATGATGGGTCTTTTACTTACGATATTTTGCGCATTTATCTTTGCAGGAGCTCTTGAAAGTACCGGAATGTTACAAAAATTAATGGGTAAAGTTTCGAAAAGATTCACTAATCCCGGAATGATTATTTTAGCTTCACTGATCAGTTTGGTATTGAGTGCGTACCTTGTATCATCAATATATGTAGCTACTATAGTAAATGCCAGAATATGGAAAGATGTTTATACAAACAATGGAATGAGCAGTACAATGCTTGCACGAACGTCTGCAGGAGGAATGTCAAACTGGGGAATTATAGTTCCTTGGTCCGGAGGGGTTGTTGTAATGAACACGACTTTTGGAGTTGAGTGGTATCAATATGCACCATTCCTGTTTACTACATGGCTGTCTATGATTTTAATTTTGGTTTATGGATTTACAAATAAATTCATGATACCTCTTTCAGAAGAAGAAAAAGAAGAGATAAGGCTTACAGAAAATACTCAATAA
- a CDS encoding Hypothetical protein (Family membership), producing MIKKICIMGGGNGAFAAAADLTLRGFEITIYEDPRFEKNIEGIKDEKIINVEGVGPQGAAKIHKVTTDLEDALEDVDLVMPISPAFAQKDVAESLVPHLKEGMVICLTPGSCGGSLVYGKVFHEAGVFGKAKLCEMMTLPYATRKVNENTVNILLMTKLMYFAAFPASNNKELYDLVKPVYPNISLVTDVLESALNNGNITSHAAPVVLNAGKIEYYGKHYHYKEGITPSVAKVNWEIDKERLAICRAFGYKEVDAIERLYLTGYCPKAENLYESYRGSTEIFMKIGGPNSLDERYLTEDAPMSLVFCTKIADAAGVDTPVMDATVTLASALRSENYSVTGRTLTKVGLQGMNVEEIREFLYEGY from the coding sequence ATGATAAAGAAAATTTGTATTATGGGCGGAGGTAATGGAGCCTTTGCGGCAGCTGCAGATCTTACATTACGTGGGTTTGAAATTACTATATATGAAGATCCGCGTTTTGAAAAGAACATCGAAGGAATAAAAGACGAAAAGATTATCAACGTAGAAGGAGTAGGACCCCAAGGAGCAGCTAAGATACACAAAGTTACAACGGACTTGGAAGACGCTTTGGAAGATGTGGATCTTGTAATGCCTATATCTCCGGCTTTTGCTCAAAAAGATGTAGCTGAAAGTTTAGTTCCTCATTTAAAAGAAGGTATGGTTATCTGTTTGACTCCGGGAAGCTGTGGCGGATCATTGGTATATGGAAAAGTTTTCCATGAGGCAGGAGTTTTCGGAAAGGCAAAACTATGTGAAATGATGACATTACCCTATGCAACTCGTAAAGTTAATGAAAACACCGTAAATATTTTATTAATGACCAAACTAATGTATTTTGCAGCATTTCCAGCTTCAAATAATAAAGAACTATATGATTTGGTAAAACCTGTATATCCCAATATTTCTTTGGTAACCGACGTTTTGGAATCTGCTTTAAACAATGGAAATATCACAAGTCACGCTGCACCTGTCGTACTTAATGCAGGAAAAATTGAATATTATGGAAAGCACTATCACTACAAAGAAGGCATAACCCCTTCAGTAGCAAAGGTCAATTGGGAAATAGACAAAGAACGTTTAGCAATTTGTCGTGCCTTCGGATATAAAGAAGTAGATGCTATAGAACGTCTATATCTAACAGGCTATTGTCCAAAAGCTGAAAATCTTTATGAATCCTACAGAGGAAGCACTGAAATATTCATGAAGATAGGCGGACCAAACAGTTTGGATGAACGTTACTTAACTGAAGATGCTCCGATGTCTTTGGTATTTTGCACAAAAATAGCCGATGCGGCGGGAGTAGATACACCTGTAATGGATGCAACCGTAACTCTTGCATCAGCTCTTCGTTCTGAAAACTACAGCGTAACAGGACGTACGCTTACTAAAGTAGGTTTGCAAGGAATGAATGTAGAAGAAATTAGAGAATTTTTATACGAAGGTTATTAA
- a CDS encoding amino acid permease-associated region (High confidence in function and specificity), protein MEKNNERLKKVLGISDMLSLAIGAAIGWAWVVFVGEWILTGGTLGAILGFIIGGIMVMFIGITYAELTTALPKAGGGVIFSLTALGFNWSFVCSWALAFSYLGVVAFEVISFPSVLSYIIPWMDSGLSYEIAGQRIYFSYALVGVAGAVVLTIANYKGIQFVTWIQKALTLGFTVVGVLLLIGAFTHGNVQNTKPLFADGFEGLLKVAVITPFFMIGFDVIPQAAEESKFPPKTFGGLIILSIILSAAWYCLIIFCVSMIMKHDALKSAEFVTAEALTIAWNGHFLAKYVVVIGGMCGILSSWNAFLVAGSRVLLSMGEEGMLPKWFRKVHPKHKTPTNAVLFIGLVSCLAPFLGKQLLTWIANAASFSSVFAYMLVATSFLVLRYKKPEMHRPYRVKHGKVLGIIAIVLSAGMLLLYLPCMPSGLKPVEWIIIGLWVVVGIIMYSFVKFKTKNYAK, encoded by the coding sequence ATGGAAAAAAACAATGAAAGATTAAAAAAAGTATTGGGAATAAGCGATATGCTATCACTTGCAATAGGAGCTGCTATAGGCTGGGCTTGGGTCGTTTTTGTAGGGGAATGGATATTAACAGGCGGAACATTAGGTGCAATTTTAGGTTTTATTATCGGCGGAATAATGGTAATGTTCATAGGAATAACCTATGCAGAACTTACAACAGCACTACCCAAGGCCGGAGGAGGAGTAATATTTAGTTTAACGGCATTGGGATTTAATTGGTCCTTTGTATGTTCATGGGCATTGGCTTTTAGTTATCTGGGAGTGGTTGCCTTTGAAGTGATCTCCTTTCCCAGTGTTTTAAGCTACATAATTCCCTGGATGGATTCAGGATTAAGCTATGAAATAGCAGGTCAGAGGATTTATTTTTCATATGCTTTAGTCGGCGTTGCAGGGGCTGTTGTTCTTACTATTGCAAATTACAAAGGGATTCAATTTGTAACTTGGATTCAAAAGGCGTTGACATTGGGATTTACTGTAGTTGGAGTTTTACTTTTAATAGGGGCTTTTACACATGGAAATGTACAAAACACAAAACCTTTGTTTGCCGATGGATTTGAAGGTCTCCTTAAAGTAGCGGTAATTACACCCTTTTTTATGATTGGGTTTGATGTAATTCCACAGGCTGCAGAAGAATCAAAATTCCCACCTAAAACATTCGGGGGATTGATTATTCTTTCAATTATACTCTCGGCGGCATGGTATTGTCTCATTATATTTTGTGTATCAATGATTATGAAACACGATGCTCTAAAAAGCGCTGAATTTGTAACTGCGGAAGCCCTGACTATTGCTTGGAACGGTCATTTTTTGGCTAAATATGTTGTAGTAATAGGAGGTATGTGCGGTATTCTATCCAGTTGGAACGCATTTTTAGTTGCGGGAAGTAGAGTGTTGCTTTCCATGGGAGAAGAAGGAATGTTGCCGAAGTGGTTTAGAAAAGTTCATCCTAAACACAAAACACCTACTAATGCTGTGTTATTTATTGGACTTGTTTCTTGTTTAGCTCCATTCTTAGGAAAACAACTATTGACATGGATTGCCAATGCGGCAAGTTTTTCATCGGTATTTGCTTATATGTTGGTGGCTACATCCTTTTTAGTTCTCAGATATAAAAAACCCGAAATGCATAGACCCTACAGAGTAAAGCACGGTAAAGTTTTAGGAATTATCGCTATCGTTCTTTCTGCGGGGATGCTTTTATTATACCTACCCTGTATGCCATCAGGTTTAAAACCTGTAGAGTGGATTATTATAGGTCTGTGGGTTGTTGTAGGCATAATTATGTATTCCTTTGTAAAATTTAAAACAAAAAATTATGCTAAATAA
- a CDS encoding putative membrane protein (Hypothetical protein), which translates to MNRLKKTLTLFYFMLIFFGIVYFYMYLINSSPEYPVLKERFGVIGLSLIGFFLLASAVICQVIFHELGHLIIALLSGYDFVMFRIGSIALVKTDEGFKFGKFHIPGTGGQALLYPGGKSYEDYRYKLYMYGGVISNILVALVCFLILISVKSLLLQIFLFFMTALGIIFSLTNGIPISEQIVNDAMNAKLMDKYKEYRVFTKYTLKASKYYVNAKSLKDFDDDEIRYLIDTKAEFAEMDILKGDYYGEKGDFKKAELYYKEALSKSFLSGEIQKNATINELIYIFALRGDEEEFKKYYTFDFRNILTKVLSKMINGFHSRYAIAKLIDKNDSVADVIKKQFDKYKKNYIFKAQVDDVEKKIQLVDDKSYATEELQ; encoded by the coding sequence ATGAACAGATTAAAGAAAACATTGACGCTTTTTTATTTTATGCTGATATTTTTCGGCATAGTGTATTTTTATATGTACTTGATAAACTCATCACCTGAATATCCTGTATTAAAAGAGAGGTTCGGAGTAATAGGACTAAGTTTAATAGGATTTTTCTTGCTGGCTTCGGCTGTTATCTGCCAAGTGATTTTTCATGAATTGGGACACCTGATAATAGCTCTGTTAAGCGGTTATGATTTTGTGATGTTCAGAATAGGTTCCATTGCCCTTGTAAAAACCGATGAAGGTTTTAAGTTCGGCAAGTTTCATATTCCGGGAACGGGAGGACAGGCTCTTCTCTATCCGGGAGGAAAGAGCTATGAGGATTATAGATACAAGCTCTATATGTATGGTGGGGTTATATCGAATATTTTAGTGGCACTTGTGTGTTTTTTGATTTTAATTTCCGTTAAAAGCTTACTGCTTCAAATATTCTTATTTTTTATGACGGCTCTTGGAATTATATTTTCTCTTACTAACGGCATACCTATTTCCGAACAAATTGTAAATGACGCCATGAATGCAAAACTCATGGACAAGTACAAGGAATACAGAGTTTTCACCAAGTATACTTTGAAGGCCAGCAAGTACTATGTAAATGCAAAGAGCTTGAAGGACTTCGACGATGATGAGATAAGGTACTTGATTGACACAAAGGCTGAATTTGCCGAAATGGACATTTTAAAAGGCGACTATTATGGTGAGAAGGGGGATTTTAAAAAGGCTGAACTTTACTATAAAGAGGCTCTAAGCAAGAGTTTTTTGTCGGGAGAAATTCAAAAAAACGCCACTATAAATGAACTTATATATATTTTTGCGTTAAGAGGCGATGAAGAAGAATTTAAAAAGTACTATACTTTTGATTTCAGAAATATTTTAACTAAGGTTTTAAGCAAGATGATAAATGGATTTCACAGCAGATATGCCATTGCTAAATTAATAGATAAAAATGACAGCGTTGCGGATGTTATAAAAAAACAATTCGATAAATACAAGAAAAATTATATATTCAAAGCACAAGTTGATGATGTGGAGAAAAAAATACAGCTTGTGGATGACAAGTCATATGCTACAGAGGAACTGCAATGA
- a CDS encoding Hypothetical protein (High confidence in function and specificity), protein MKDNLKILVSVAVLSVFVAISSIFIGVYGYKDGVLFNIFRELEVFAYNFAILFFVMWMLTYVLKSLRWSFLIVSILANVGAFVNYVKIVYRQEPFMARDFKIVTEALNMSQKYDLNFTSINGYIFIGSLITSFVIFFVIGKFQYNYGNRILNVFLPGLVFVFFLRNYIFDSENYKRLGAKSGLSPWVEVECFQSKGFVYPFTYSIKNSMPYKYENFNKIEAQRLYGKYKLEEIPEEKRVNVVVVMLESFKDFYKLQNEKLQFNSNPYEYFYQLKEESISGKLLVNSFGGGTFLTETNVLSGYKHTPLFNRATKCYPRYFKENGYETVALHPYIGSFYNRNNVYPNMGFDEFYEYDRTFKELYEYPPMDNLLYYFMNEKFNESKEPKFIFAVTYQNHGPYPVKEPTYEEPYIIWQEDYDLYNYRYFNNYLNGISESSNSLKILVDNLRASDEPTVFVAFGDHSPSMGSNNAISKMFGLKDSTAELEGIYNLYETPYIIWANDKCKEVLGKDFVGEGRDIEPIFLMSDVFEYIGYKGSEYNQYLREFSQDISIMKETFFRIKGDFTHKPSEKYLKKIEQFKNFEYYVSNLKIKKD, encoded by the coding sequence ATGAAAGATAATTTAAAGATTTTGGTTTCAGTTGCAGTTTTATCTGTATTTGTTGCTATAAGCTCCATATTTATAGGGGTTTATGGATATAAAGACGGAGTATTGTTTAATATTTTTAGAGAATTGGAAGTATTCGCATATAATTTTGCTATTTTGTTTTTTGTCATGTGGATGCTCACCTATGTTTTAAAATCCCTCAGGTGGTCTTTTTTAATTGTATCCATCCTTGCAAATGTCGGAGCTTTTGTAAATTATGTAAAAATCGTCTATAGACAGGAACCCTTTATGGCAAGGGATTTCAAGATCGTGACAGAGGCCCTTAATATGTCTCAAAAATACGATTTAAATTTTACATCTATAAACGGATATATTTTTATAGGCTCATTAATTACAAGTTTTGTAATTTTTTTTGTAATTGGAAAATTTCAGTATAATTATGGAAACAGAATTTTAAATGTGTTTTTACCGGGATTGGTTTTTGTGTTTTTTCTTAGAAATTATATTTTTGACTCAGAGAATTACAAGAGACTTGGAGCGAAATCGGGATTATCTCCCTGGGTGGAAGTGGAGTGTTTTCAATCAAAGGGCTTCGTATATCCCTTTACCTATTCAATAAAGAACTCCATGCCCTATAAATATGAAAATTTCAATAAAATTGAGGCTCAAAGGCTTTATGGAAAATACAAGTTGGAAGAAATACCTGAAGAAAAAAGGGTGAATGTAGTTGTTGTAATGCTTGAATCCTTCAAGGATTTTTATAAATTGCAAAACGAAAAGCTTCAATTCAACTCAAACCCCTACGAATATTTTTATCAGTTAAAGGAGGAATCCATAAGCGGAAAATTGTTGGTGAACAGTTTCGGTGGAGGAACTTTTTTGACTGAGACAAATGTATTGTCAGGGTATAAGCATACTCCCCTATTCAACAGAGCAACTAAGTGCTATCCCAGATACTTCAAGGAAAATGGATATGAAACCGTTGCGCTTCATCCCTATATCGGAAGTTTTTACAACAGAAACAATGTATATCCAAATATGGGATTTGATGAGTTTTATGAATATGACAGAACCTTTAAAGAATTATATGAATATCCGCCTATGGATAATTTGCTTTACTATTTTATGAATGAAAAGTTCAACGAATCTAAAGAGCCTAAATTCATCTTTGCGGTCACCTATCAAAATCATGGCCCCTATCCCGTAAAGGAGCCAACATATGAAGAACCTTATATAATTTGGCAGGAGGATTATGATTTATACAACTACAGATATTTTAATAATTATCTAAATGGAATATCGGAATCTTCAAATTCCTTGAAAATTTTAGTGGATAATCTGCGCGCAAGCGACGAGCCTACTGTATTTGTAGCCTTTGGAGATCACAGCCCCTCAATGGGCAGCAACAATGCCATCAGCAAAATGTTCGGACTAAAGGACAGCACCGCGGAACTGGAAGGGATTTACAATTTATATGAAACTCCCTATATAATTTGGGCAAATGATAAGTGTAAAGAAGTCTTAGGCAAAGATTTTGTCGGAGAAGGAAGAGATATTGAACCCATATTTTTAATGAGCGATGTATTCGAGTATATCGGCTACAAGGGTTCCGAATACAATCAGTATTTAAGGGAATTTTCACAGGATATAAGCATAATGAAGGAGACTTTTTTCAGAATTAAGGGAGATTTTACACATAAGCCCTCTGAAAAATACCTAAAAAAAATAGAGCAGTTTAAAAACTTTGAGTACTATGTGTCAAATTTGAAGATAAAAAAAGATTAA
- a CDS encoding Hypothetical protein (Family membership), producing the protein MIVFIGVAWSYISYIKTFHFRESGNIIMGYIFPVLGIIFVLMGIFILNSVIKSFKEYKKNKEQDSADYFEDQFVNIRSREDTNIDRIHRQKLDKNYEDINKNLSYFKKKFDDIIARDEDTDMENTEATTEKSQSFKFCPFCGETLEKNYKYCPECGKKLQK; encoded by the coding sequence TTGATAGTATTTATAGGAGTTGCATGGTCATATATATCCTATATTAAAACTTTTCATTTCAGAGAGTCGGGAAACATAATAATGGGTTATATTTTCCCGGTACTTGGAATTATTTTTGTTTTAATGGGGATTTTTATCCTGAACTCCGTCATCAAATCCTTTAAAGAATACAAAAAAAATAAAGAACAAGACTCCGCAGACTATTTCGAAGATCAATTTGTAAATATACGTTCAAGGGAAGATACCAACATCGACAGAATTCACAGGCAAAAGCTGGATAAAAATTATGAAGATATAAATAAAAATCTATCTTATTTCAAGAAAAAATTCGATGATATAATTGCAAGGGATGAGGATACCGACATGGAAAACACCGAAGCTACTACAGAAAAATCTCAGTCCTTTAAATTCTGTCCTTTCTGCGGTGAAACCCTTGAAAAAAATTATAAATACTGCCCCGAATGCGGCAAAAAATTGCAAAAATAA